A DNA window from Paenibacillus andongensis contains the following coding sequences:
- a CDS encoding PIG-L deacetylase family protein, protein MKKRLLFVFAHPDDESFACAGTMAKYREAGHDINLICATSGCGGKSGEYSVTCKQELATLRERELSQACEVIGVNNLYLLHYADGSLINQDINEMAAKIESVIMQLQPHVVVTFPPNGVTGHRDHIAISRATEQAVLQSEEKLMPPHFCTLFFASIPHYYDYCADSAPTGAVPITGKVNIGNQREIKGRALHAHRSQIFSVNRAYPGVMQGDYGVIGQYEYYTKVRADGLFEDMKESTEGIPEIELC, encoded by the coding sequence ATGAAAAAAAGGCTGTTGTTCGTGTTTGCCCATCCTGATGATGAGTCATTCGCATGCGCCGGCACCATGGCCAAATATAGAGAAGCCGGTCACGACATCAATTTGATTTGCGCAACCTCTGGCTGTGGGGGAAAGTCTGGCGAGTATTCGGTAACCTGCAAGCAGGAACTTGCCACACTTCGGGAGCGGGAATTGTCACAGGCTTGCGAAGTCATAGGTGTTAATAACTTGTATTTGCTGCATTACGCGGATGGAAGTTTGATTAACCAGGACATCAACGAAATGGCCGCAAAAATTGAATCCGTTATTATGCAACTTCAGCCGCATGTCGTCGTTACGTTTCCGCCAAACGGGGTTACTGGACATCGAGATCATATAGCCATATCCAGGGCTACCGAACAAGCGGTTCTTCAATCCGAGGAGAAATTGATGCCTCCTCATTTTTGCACCTTATTTTTCGCATCGATTCCTCATTACTATGATTATTGCGCAGATTCAGCACCAACCGGTGCAGTCCCCATTACTGGCAAGGTGAATATTGGAAATCAGCGAGAAATAAAAGGGCGTGCTCTTCACGCGCATCGAAGTCAAATCTTTTCGGTAAATCGAGCCTATCCTGGTGTCATGCAAGGAGATTATGGGGTAATCGGACAATATGAGTATTACACGAAGGTACGGGCAGACGGACTGTTTGAAGACATGAAGGAAAGCACAGAAGGAATTCCAGAGATAGAACTTTGTTAA
- a CDS encoding N-acetylglucosamine kinase, translating to MSVKKIPFLAVDGGGTKSLCYFFDKQGHIRGQGRSGSCNYQGVGKEAAVRELIHAIRNALEDGKLVGDGELGETELETDCAALGIAGLDTEYDRRIILALVEEALQHLRIRAKRLIIENDGFAALLGATNGKPGILLIAGTGSIVYGINDQGEVARAGGWGHRVGDEGSGYWIGKQAIIHILKTMDGRVAPNKLAEHILPYLNLKDPEDLFNWTYNSSYSVEKVAELSSLVSQAHSQGDQVAKSIMIQAAEQLFTCAKAVIERINLYRQPFQIILQGGVLQNNAFVREYVTSQFNTFVPSGQIENMHKEPIYGMMALALDHYQKFHEG from the coding sequence ATGTCTGTTAAAAAGATTCCATTCCTTGCCGTGGACGGAGGCGGAACGAAAAGCCTGTGCTACTTCTTCGATAAGCAGGGACACATTCGAGGACAGGGCCGATCAGGATCTTGTAATTATCAGGGGGTCGGTAAAGAAGCAGCCGTGAGGGAGCTTATCCATGCGATTCGCAATGCTTTGGAGGATGGTAAATTAGTAGGGGATGGGGAGCTTGGCGAGACAGAATTAGAAACCGATTGTGCCGCGTTAGGAATAGCCGGTTTGGATACCGAATATGACCGCAGGATCATCCTAGCGTTGGTCGAAGAGGCACTGCAGCATTTGCGTATACGTGCCAAACGTTTAATTATTGAAAATGACGGCTTTGCAGCGTTACTGGGGGCAACCAATGGTAAGCCAGGTATTCTTCTGATTGCTGGAACGGGATCCATCGTTTATGGCATTAATGATCAAGGCGAGGTTGCCCGAGCAGGAGGGTGGGGACACCGCGTTGGAGATGAAGGAAGCGGGTATTGGATCGGTAAACAAGCAATCATTCACATTTTGAAAACTATGGATGGCCGGGTGGCCCCCAACAAGTTGGCTGAGCATATTCTTCCTTATTTGAATCTGAAAGATCCCGAGGATTTGTTTAATTGGACATACAACTCGAGCTATTCTGTGGAGAAAGTAGCTGAATTGTCCAGTCTCGTCTCACAAGCTCATTCACAGGGTGATCAAGTGGCTAAGTCTATTATGATTCAGGCAGCCGAACAATTATTCACTTGTGCTAAGGCCGTCATTGAGAGAATAAATTTATATAGACAACCTTTTCAAATCATTTTGCAAGGCGGTGTACTACAAAACAATGCGTTTGTAAGGGAGTATGTGACGAGCCAATTCAACACTTTTGTACCATCCGGACAAATTGAAAACATGCATAAGGAGCCGATTTACGGAATGATGGCTCTGGCTCTAGATCACTATCAGAAATTTCATGAGGGATGA
- the argH gene encoding argininosuccinate lyase, whose translation MGNRESIMESEGKVFPGKTYTEAVLEPAYNEAKQHLLDAMMAINKAHLVMLKEQQLISQKEACQIANALVHLDLDQLRHSSYSGEFEDLFFQVEYQLQQHAGDVAGNLHLAKSRNDMGVTIYRMVLRQKLLVTMQSGLQLRKQLLQFAEEHIHTLMIGYTHTQQAQPTTMAHYIMAVVDSLTRDIRRMTAAYNNCNRSSMGAAALTTSGFPIDRNRVKELLAFDELVENSYDAIGGADYLGEVAASIKLAAINLGRVVQDLLLWCTQEFAVIKVASPYVQISSIMPQKRNPVSLEHMRALLSSCVGNADSVLAMMHNTPFGDIVDTEDDMQPYAWKSLELMDKIYRLLTVVVGTMDVNKEVLRKRTEGSFATVTELADTLVRTDKLSFRNSHHIVSSVVKRAMEEGLAANEITWELVNEAASEIIGRNLIMDRDTLAQALDPENFVQIRSLPGGPSPQEMIRMIQLRCHEQLSLDQWLTESDHKSRTALLILDEVMREWGNP comes from the coding sequence ATGGGGAATCGTGAGTCTATTATGGAAAGTGAAGGTAAGGTATTTCCAGGTAAAACGTATACGGAAGCTGTTCTAGAACCTGCTTATAACGAAGCCAAACAACATTTATTAGATGCCATGATGGCCATTAATAAAGCACACTTGGTTATGTTGAAGGAGCAGCAGTTGATTTCTCAAAAAGAGGCTTGCCAAATTGCAAATGCCCTTGTACATCTTGACCTTGATCAACTCCGCCACTCTAGTTACTCGGGCGAGTTTGAGGATTTATTCTTTCAGGTGGAATACCAGCTGCAGCAGCACGCAGGCGATGTTGCGGGAAATTTACACCTAGCGAAGAGCCGTAACGATATGGGTGTCACGATTTACCGGATGGTACTTAGGCAGAAGCTACTGGTCACGATGCAATCCGGTTTACAGTTACGTAAGCAGCTTCTGCAATTCGCAGAGGAGCATATTCATACGCTGATGATTGGCTACACGCATACGCAGCAGGCGCAGCCAACGACCATGGCTCACTACATCATGGCTGTTGTTGACTCGCTTACGAGAGACATCCGCCGCATGACGGCGGCCTACAACAATTGCAACCGCAGCAGTATGGGAGCTGCTGCGCTCACAACGTCGGGCTTTCCAATTGATCGGAACCGAGTGAAAGAGCTTTTAGCCTTCGACGAGCTTGTAGAGAATTCTTATGATGCGATTGGCGGAGCGGATTATTTGGGAGAGGTTGCTGCTTCCATTAAACTTGCAGCGATCAATCTGGGTCGAGTTGTTCAGGATTTATTGCTCTGGTGTACACAGGAGTTCGCCGTAATAAAGGTAGCCAGTCCTTATGTTCAGATCAGTTCCATTATGCCGCAAAAGCGAAATCCTGTTTCTCTAGAACACATGCGCGCTTTACTTTCTAGCTGCGTAGGAAACGCGGATTCAGTGCTTGCAATGATGCATAACACGCCTTTTGGCGATATAGTTGATACGGAAGACGATATGCAGCCTTACGCATGGAAATCGCTTGAACTCATGGACAAGATCTACCGACTTCTAACTGTCGTAGTGGGGACTATGGATGTTAATAAAGAGGTACTTCGTAAACGGACAGAAGGCAGTTTCGCTACCGTTACCGAACTGGCGGATACTTTGGTTAGAACGGACAAACTCTCCTTCCGAAATTCCCACCATATCGTTAGTTCAGTCGTAAAGAGAGCGATGGAAGAAGGGTTAGCAGCGAATGAAATTACATGGGAACTCGTTAATGAAGCAGCTAGTGAGATCATCGGTCGTAATTTAATTATGGATAGAGACACATTGGCACAAGCCTTAGACCCTGAGAACTTTGTTCAAATACGCTCCTTGCCAGGAGGGCCAAGTCCCCAAGAAATGATTAGGATGATTCAGTTACGTTGTCATGAACAACTATCTCTGGATCAATGGTTAACAGAGTCGGATCATAAGAGCCGAACTGCGCTGCTGATATTGGATGAAGTCATGAGGGAGTGGGGGAACCCATAA
- a CDS encoding creatininase family protein, with protein MDIREVHGRDLQTVLEEVRFAVVPLGSIEYHGPHSPLGTDVILANGFADRIHPALKPLIYPVIPYTACPGKTRHYPGTISVSPSIITDYLYEIVDGICQLGIRHVLLLNAHDGNMGVSRTVAEAITATYKDASVLLVNWWQMVTTQSAEEAGIFTGTTGRGHGGPYEMSVVKAFRPDLVHVSDSDVDLIANQSLSNLPFVLVEGCPAGWDGYTGHVRQTSLEAGEWIIAEAVNNLHLLLENWLQKPVMKDGGEQLDGES; from the coding sequence ATGGATATTAGGGAAGTACACGGCCGTGATCTACAGACTGTATTAGAAGAAGTCCGTTTTGCAGTGGTGCCGCTTGGATCAATCGAATACCATGGGCCGCATTCACCGCTTGGTACAGATGTCATTCTAGCGAATGGTTTCGCAGATCGTATTCATCCTGCTTTGAAGCCGCTCATTTATCCCGTTATCCCATATACCGCTTGTCCTGGAAAGACTCGTCATTATCCGGGAACGATCTCCGTGAGTCCGTCAATCATCACCGATTATTTATATGAAATTGTTGACGGGATCTGTCAGTTAGGTATCCGACATGTGTTGTTGTTAAACGCGCATGATGGGAATATGGGTGTATCCAGAACAGTAGCAGAAGCCATTACAGCAACCTACAAGGACGCTAGTGTTCTATTAGTGAACTGGTGGCAAATGGTAACAACGCAAAGTGCCGAAGAAGCTGGAATTTTTACTGGAACAACGGGCAGAGGCCATGGGGGCCCCTATGAAATGTCGGTTGTCAAAGCATTTCGACCGGATTTGGTTCATGTCAGTGACAGTGACGTAGACTTAATAGCAAATCAATCACTTTCGAACCTACCTTTTGTATTGGTCGAAGGCTGTCCAGCAGGATGGGATGGCTACACGGGGCATGTCCGGCAGACATCCTTAGAAGCAGGGGAATGGATTATAGCGGAAGCAGTCAACAACTTACATCTATTACTTGAAAACTGGTTGCAGAAACCAGTAATGAAAGACGGAGGTGAACAGCTGGATGGGGAATCGTGA
- a CDS encoding NEW3 domain-containing protein, with protein MKKSTWKKVFTSVTSAAVVGTLLLPSMAQPVSADRGVVDLWKSIKPLTTIASAMNTGAHPDDEHSAMLAYLSLGKGVNTFSVIANRGEGGQNEIGSELGNALGIIRSRELQEASKITNVTLGMLSEKINDPIFDFGFSKSPDETLQKWGDSVVYERLIRKIRELRPDVVIPSFLNEESTHGHHRAINVITVRAFKDAANPEVFPEHLKNGLQPWQIKKFYLPANDKDYNVAVPVGDYDEIYGASYVQLGEESRFMHKSQGMGRHVDEGPNFNYYKLNSAVTSEKESDFFDGIAFSFDDLAKEIEAKGKDNKVIKDLRALNKDAEEVVKAYPVFSDVAREVQEMKADVETAVSDVKTSTLDASVKTDLLYRLQVKEAQLNKAGMEASSLVVKVKPETGEIVAGQTVKMVVSAYSGGKSNLKNIGLGLNVPEGWTVKAVGNTTFDQLNYNQTVSATFEVQVPKDAVEFQVYQPSVVSADVLYQLNNVSGKIRVTPSNQVAVLPAFALSLSPEATVLNTLKTEEPLPVKVTVRNYSPGAAKTSVSLNVPKDWNVTPASQEVNFAAKGETKPVTFQVKAPAGTEVGKYTVTAVATSSDVTSKESVQIIDYPHIGKTYLIQPAELKIQAFDLKVPTGLKVGYVSSGFDNIDQYLTQFGVNVTKLDEKAIQSADLSQYDTIVLGIRAYGFRPELLSSNQRLLSYVENGGNLVVQYHKPEDKWKPELAPYPIKIGEPLIQWRVTDENSKVTMLAPDHPIFTTPNKITEADWNNWIQDRSAYNPSEWGKEYTQLISNGDAGEKEFTGTFLSAKYGKGTYTYSSLVWYREIPNLVPGSIRLFVNMISLKQ; from the coding sequence GTGAAGAAAAGTACATGGAAGAAAGTGTTTACGAGTGTCACCAGCGCTGCTGTAGTAGGCACCTTGCTGCTTCCTAGCATGGCGCAGCCAGTCAGCGCCGACAGAGGCGTTGTTGATCTCTGGAAATCGATTAAACCGCTCACAACCATCGCAAGCGCTATGAACACCGGGGCTCACCCTGACGACGAGCATAGTGCTATGCTTGCTTATCTTTCATTAGGAAAAGGAGTCAATACATTTAGTGTCATTGCAAACCGTGGGGAAGGAGGCCAGAATGAGATCGGCAGTGAACTAGGTAATGCGTTAGGTATTATTCGTTCTCGCGAATTGCAGGAAGCTTCCAAAATCACGAATGTCACGTTAGGTATGTTAAGCGAGAAAATCAATGATCCTATATTTGATTTTGGATTCTCAAAAAGTCCTGATGAAACCTTGCAAAAGTGGGGAGATTCAGTGGTCTATGAAAGACTTATTCGGAAAATTCGGGAGCTGCGGCCAGACGTAGTGATTCCTTCTTTCCTTAACGAAGAATCAACACACGGTCATCATAGGGCCATTAACGTTATAACCGTTCGTGCGTTCAAGGATGCAGCTAACCCCGAGGTGTTTCCTGAACATTTGAAAAACGGCCTTCAGCCATGGCAAATTAAGAAGTTCTACCTTCCTGCCAATGATAAGGATTACAACGTTGCTGTACCTGTAGGCGATTACGATGAAATTTATGGCGCTTCTTATGTCCAATTGGGAGAAGAATCCCGGTTTATGCATAAGAGCCAAGGGATGGGAAGACATGTTGATGAAGGTCCGAACTTCAATTATTACAAATTAAATTCAGCGGTTACATCAGAAAAGGAAAGTGATTTCTTCGACGGCATTGCTTTCTCCTTCGATGATTTGGCTAAAGAGATCGAAGCGAAGGGCAAAGATAACAAAGTGATCAAAGATTTGCGAGCCCTAAATAAGGATGCGGAAGAAGTCGTTAAAGCATACCCTGTGTTCTCTGATGTGGCTCGTGAGGTACAAGAAATGAAAGCAGATGTAGAAACAGCTGTGAGCGATGTGAAAACATCGACACTAGATGCAAGCGTCAAGACCGATTTGCTGTATCGCCTTCAAGTGAAGGAAGCGCAACTGAATAAAGCCGGTATGGAAGCATCGTCGTTGGTTGTGAAAGTAAAACCGGAAACCGGCGAAATTGTTGCAGGTCAAACGGTCAAAATGGTCGTTTCCGCTTACAGTGGCGGCAAGAGCAACCTGAAAAACATTGGGCTCGGGCTGAATGTGCCTGAGGGCTGGACTGTGAAAGCAGTCGGAAACACCACGTTTGACCAACTAAATTACAACCAAACGGTTTCTGCCACTTTCGAAGTTCAAGTCCCTAAGGATGCGGTCGAGTTCCAAGTATATCAACCATCTGTAGTAAGTGCGGATGTCTTGTATCAGTTAAATAATGTTTCAGGAAAAATACGTGTTACGCCATCGAATCAAGTGGCTGTGCTTCCGGCGTTCGCGCTGTCACTAAGCCCTGAGGCTACGGTGCTTAACACGTTAAAGACCGAAGAGCCTCTTCCGGTCAAGGTTACGGTTCGAAACTACTCGCCAGGAGCTGCCAAAACGTCCGTTTCCTTGAACGTCCCTAAGGACTGGAATGTAACACCTGCATCTCAGGAAGTAAATTTCGCTGCCAAAGGTGAAACGAAGCCGGTTACGTTCCAAGTAAAAGCTCCAGCTGGAACAGAAGTTGGCAAATATACGGTTACAGCGGTGGCCACAAGCAGTGATGTTACCAGTAAGGAAAGCGTACAAATCATCGACTATCCACATATCGGTAAAACCTATTTAATTCAGCCAGCAGAGTTAAAGATTCAGGCATTTGATTTGAAGGTGCCTACGGGTCTGAAAGTAGGATATGTATCCAGCGGATTCGACAATATTGATCAGTACTTAACCCAGTTTGGCGTAAACGTAACGAAACTCGACGAGAAAGCAATCCAATCTGCTGACTTATCTCAATATGACACGATTGTATTGGGCATTCGGGCATACGGTTTCCGTCCAGAGCTGTTATCGAGCAATCAGAGACTTCTCTCTTATGTAGAAAACGGCGGCAATCTGGTCGTTCAATATCATAAGCCGGAAGATAAATGGAAACCTGAACTTGCCCCTTATCCGATAAAAATTGGAGAGCCGTTAATACAGTGGCGGGTCACGGATGAGAATTCAAAAGTAACGATGCTAGCACCTGATCATCCGATCTTTACGACCCCTAATAAGATTACAGAAGCAGATTGGAACAATTGGATTCAAGATCGTTCGGCTTACAACCCGTCTGAGTGGGGTAAAGAGTATACGCAGCTGATATCAAATGGCGATGCAGGGGAGAAGGAATTTACCGGAACGTTCCTAAGCGCTAAATACGGCAAAGGAACCTACACCTACAGTTCGCTTGTATGGTACCGTGAAATCCCGAACCTCGTTCCTGGTTCTATTCGTCTCTTTGTGAACATGATCAGCTTAAAGCAATAG